A genomic region of Streptomyces diastaticus subsp. diastaticus contains the following coding sequences:
- a CDS encoding type I restriction endonuclease subunit R, giving the protein MSPAHDENAFGSAIVAALCERGWREGSPAEYRPDIGLNTGELFEFIGRSQPDEWHRLRQVYGDPNEAQRGFAQRLDKAISENGLLHVLRNGVKDRGVLIRVAYFKPNLVADDSILDGYRANRLTVVRELPYATKQTDWGHKLDLALFLNGIPVATAELKNPLTGQGVERAKEQYRADRDPTELIFTRRVVANFAVDPDLVFVATQLRGKATRFLPLNTGSNGPGQPGGAGNPAPTAFGTYATSYLWEQLWERDNWLDLLHRYVHQQKHRTPGGGSTRSTIFPRFHQWDAVRKLAAHAATHGAGQNYLVMASAGSGKSNTIGWLVHRLSDLHADNDPRTLDTEALAAGRIAPGEPVFDKIIVITDRRNLDAQLRETVGGFSQTEGLVVKIDERHGAKSEQLARALARDTGKIVTVTLHSFPALLDYLKRNPTELKGGRFAIVIDEAHSSQSGDASTAVRSALRDLGLDSDSDDEGATTATVDDQLKKKAVERSRAANLSYFAFTATPKAKTLELFGAPVPENGKEVYRPFHTYSMRQAIEEGFILDPLRNYVTYNTYWKLVNQNPDEMEVDPSKANSLLARFALTHDHTVSQHAQVIVEHFVTHTRGRLGGRAKSMVVTASRQSAVQMARAIKSYIKDREYDTKYPDLGVLVAFSGSLTLDGEETTETKENGGIAESALPKAFGYTRADDKAVKAGGKGDPEYKILVVAEKYQTGFDQPLLTTMYVNKKLTGISAVQTLSRLNRTADRKSQADLAVLDFVNDAEDIQDAFRPYFEEAHTLPSDPNLLYTAQGRVMGAPVITEQEMDAFAAAYFAAKEKAAGSQAKWEKRHAELYRLLGPAVARFTALLDDPDDDDSVEAAEDFRADLHDYVRKYGFLAQIVPYQDPELERLHLYGRHLLNRLPRRADGGVDVGEIDLSHLRVVRTGEVDVSLSPEGPAELKGFGDGAGGAQEAEKSLLSELIDRFNEKFGTDFTEADVLPAFLATKEDPKVKAAALVNDEENFAVVWDKKFNENMMDHISHTADLGRRYFAADSSFKSNLDRSARRAAWRMIRDEEGLD; this is encoded by the coding sequence ATGAGCCCCGCCCACGACGAGAACGCCTTCGGTTCCGCCATAGTGGCCGCCCTCTGCGAGCGCGGCTGGCGTGAGGGGAGCCCGGCGGAGTACCGGCCGGACATCGGCCTGAACACCGGCGAACTCTTCGAGTTCATCGGCAGGTCCCAGCCCGACGAGTGGCACCGGCTCCGCCAGGTCTACGGCGACCCCAACGAGGCCCAGCGCGGCTTCGCGCAGCGGCTCGACAAGGCCATCTCCGAGAACGGCCTGCTCCACGTCCTGCGCAACGGCGTGAAGGACCGCGGTGTCCTCATCCGCGTCGCCTACTTCAAGCCGAACCTCGTCGCCGACGACTCCATCCTGGACGGCTACCGGGCCAACCGTCTCACGGTCGTGCGAGAGCTCCCCTACGCGACCAAGCAGACGGACTGGGGGCACAAGCTTGACCTCGCCCTCTTCCTCAACGGCATCCCCGTGGCCACCGCCGAGCTGAAGAACCCGCTCACCGGCCAGGGCGTCGAACGCGCCAAGGAGCAGTACCGCGCCGACCGCGACCCGACCGAGCTGATCTTCACCCGCCGGGTCGTCGCCAACTTCGCCGTCGACCCCGACCTCGTCTTCGTCGCGACCCAGCTCCGCGGCAAGGCCACGCGTTTCCTCCCGCTCAACACCGGTTCGAACGGACCCGGTCAGCCCGGCGGCGCCGGCAACCCCGCGCCGACCGCGTTCGGTACGTACGCCACCTCGTACCTCTGGGAGCAGCTCTGGGAACGGGACAACTGGCTGGACCTGCTCCACCGCTACGTCCACCAGCAGAAGCACCGGACGCCCGGCGGAGGTTCCACCCGGTCCACCATCTTCCCGCGCTTCCACCAGTGGGACGCGGTGCGTAAGCTGGCCGCCCACGCCGCGACCCACGGCGCCGGGCAGAACTACCTGGTGATGGCCTCCGCGGGTTCCGGCAAGTCGAACACGATCGGGTGGCTGGTCCACCGCCTCTCCGACCTCCACGCGGACAACGACCCGCGCACCCTCGACACCGAGGCGCTGGCGGCCGGGCGGATCGCACCCGGCGAACCGGTCTTCGACAAGATCATCGTCATCACCGACCGCCGCAACCTCGACGCCCAGCTCCGGGAGACCGTCGGCGGGTTCTCCCAGACTGAGGGCCTGGTGGTGAAGATCGACGAAAGGCACGGTGCCAAGAGCGAGCAGCTGGCCCGCGCCCTCGCCCGCGACACGGGCAAGATCGTCACGGTCACCCTGCACTCGTTCCCGGCCCTGCTGGACTACCTCAAGCGCAACCCGACCGAGCTGAAGGGCGGCCGGTTCGCCATCGTCATCGACGAGGCGCACTCCTCCCAGTCCGGCGACGCCTCCACGGCCGTCCGCTCCGCCCTCCGTGACCTGGGACTCGACTCCGACTCCGACGACGAGGGCGCCACCACCGCGACCGTCGACGACCAGCTCAAGAAGAAGGCCGTGGAGCGCAGCCGCGCCGCCAACCTCTCCTACTTCGCTTTCACCGCGACCCCGAAGGCGAAGACGCTGGAACTCTTCGGCGCCCCGGTTCCAGAGAACGGCAAGGAGGTCTACCGGCCCTTCCACACGTACTCCATGCGGCAGGCGATCGAGGAGGGGTTCATCCTCGACCCACTCCGCAACTACGTCACCTACAACACGTACTGGAAGCTGGTGAACCAGAACCCGGACGAGATGGAGGTCGACCCCTCGAAGGCCAACAGCCTCCTCGCCCGCTTCGCCCTCACCCACGACCACACGGTCTCCCAGCACGCACAGGTCATCGTGGAGCACTTCGTCACCCACACGCGGGGAAGGCTCGGCGGCCGGGCCAAGTCCATGGTGGTGACTGCCTCCCGGCAGTCGGCCGTGCAGATGGCGCGCGCGATCAAGAGCTACATCAAGGATCGCGAGTACGACACGAAGTACCCGGACCTGGGTGTCCTCGTCGCCTTCTCCGGCTCCCTCACCCTCGACGGCGAGGAGACCACGGAGACGAAGGAGAACGGCGGCATCGCCGAGAGCGCCCTGCCGAAGGCGTTCGGCTACACCCGGGCTGACGACAAGGCCGTCAAGGCCGGCGGCAAGGGCGACCCCGAGTACAAGATCCTGGTGGTGGCGGAGAAGTACCAGACGGGTTTCGACCAGCCGCTGTTGACGACGATGTACGTCAACAAGAAGCTGACCGGCATCTCCGCCGTCCAGACCCTCTCCCGGCTCAACCGCACCGCGGACCGCAAGTCCCAGGCCGACCTGGCCGTCCTGGACTTCGTCAACGACGCCGAGGACATCCAGGACGCCTTCCGCCCGTACTTCGAGGAGGCGCACACCCTCCCCTCGGACCCCAACCTCCTCTACACCGCCCAGGGCCGCGTCATGGGGGCCCCGGTCATCACCGAGCAGGAGATGGACGCGTTCGCCGCGGCCTACTTCGCGGCGAAGGAGAAGGCCGCCGGCTCGCAGGCGAAGTGGGAGAAGCGGCACGCCGAGCTGTACCGGCTGCTCGGCCCGGCCGTGGCCCGCTTCACCGCTCTCCTGGACGACCCGGACGACGACGACAGTGTGGAGGCGGCCGAGGACTTCCGCGCGGACCTCCACGACTACGTGCGCAAGTACGGCTTCCTCGCCCAGATCGTGCCCTACCAGGACCCCGAGCTGGAACGCCTCCACCTGTACGGCCGCCACCTCCTCAACCGCCTGCCCCGCCGCGCGGACGGCGGCGTGGACGTGGGGGAGATCGACCTCAGCCACCTGCGGGTCGTGAGGACCGGCGAAGTGGACGTGTCCCTGAGCCCCGAAGGACCCGCGGAGCTGAAGGGCTTCGGCGACGGCGCCGGCGGCGCCCAGGAGGCCGAGAAGTCGCTGCTGTCCGAACTGATCGACCGGTTCAACGAGAAGTTCGGCACCGACTTCACCGAGGCGGACGTCCTGCCGGCCTTCCTCGCCACCAAGGAGGACCCGAAGGTCAAGGCGGCCGCCCTCGTCAACGACGAGGAGAACTTCGCCGTCGTCTGGGACAAGAAGTTCAACGAGAACATGATGGATCACATCTCGCACACCGCGGATCTGGGCCGCCGATACTTCGCCGCCGACTCCAGCTTCAAGTCCAACCTGGACCGCAGCGCCCGCCGCGCGGCCTGGCGGATGATCCGTGATGAGGAGGGCTTGGACTAG
- a CDS encoding restriction endonuclease subunit S, which yields MSTVLGVALPHHWSAAPLKHVTSVLSRGTAPNYVDAGPVRAISQASNQLAGIDWRRTRFHDYDGSFSGLRGRLQEGDVLVNSTGTGTLGRVGYFSEAPDGAPCMADSHVTLARAEPGLLDSRFLYYWLGSGTFQAYLQVVLAVGATNQTELNRDRLGEALTPLPPRGEQIRIAEFLDAETVRIDRLLGLREEQEARLEERRYASLSESLLPGTLDHSPGGSMYSWLPDASDDPPLVKLGYLCRIQNGLTVDGARNLAGDVVTRPYLRVANVQAGRLELDSVSEITVPRAVADRCTLRRGDVLMTEGGDLDKLGRGAVWGGEIPDCLHQNHVFVLRPDSAVLDARYLSLLTQTLHGRCYFESTGSKTTNLASTNSRKILSFPVPLPAIERQKELVAQVEEGARVIAEARALLRRQRALLAERRQALITAAVTGQFDVSTASGRNVTDVTDGVTRV from the coding sequence ATGAGTACTGTCCTTGGTGTTGCGTTGCCGCATCACTGGTCTGCGGCTCCTCTCAAGCACGTTACCTCCGTGCTGAGCCGAGGAACCGCGCCGAATTACGTCGACGCTGGCCCCGTAAGGGCGATCAGTCAGGCGTCCAATCAGCTGGCCGGTATCGACTGGAGGCGCACTCGATTCCACGATTACGATGGAAGTTTCTCCGGGTTGAGAGGCCGTCTCCAAGAAGGCGATGTTCTGGTCAATTCGACCGGCACTGGGACGTTGGGTCGAGTCGGATACTTTTCTGAAGCCCCGGACGGGGCTCCTTGCATGGCTGATAGCCATGTGACCCTTGCCAGGGCGGAGCCTGGTCTGCTGGATTCTCGGTTCCTCTACTATTGGCTGGGGTCGGGCACCTTCCAGGCTTACTTGCAAGTAGTATTGGCTGTCGGTGCCACCAATCAAACCGAGTTGAACCGGGACCGTCTCGGTGAAGCCCTTACCCCTTTGCCGCCTCGCGGTGAGCAAATCCGTATCGCCGAATTTCTTGATGCCGAGACCGTGCGCATTGACAGGCTGCTGGGGTTGCGGGAGGAGCAGGAAGCTAGGCTGGAAGAGAGGCGCTATGCTTCTCTTTCTGAAAGCCTACTTCCCGGCACGCTTGACCACTCTCCAGGCGGTTCCATGTACTCCTGGCTGCCCGATGCCTCTGATGACCCGCCCTTGGTGAAACTCGGCTATCTTTGTCGGATTCAGAACGGCCTTACAGTAGATGGTGCGCGGAATTTGGCGGGAGATGTGGTTACTCGCCCATATCTTCGCGTGGCGAATGTTCAAGCTGGCCGACTTGAACTGGATTCAGTTAGCGAGATCACGGTGCCGCGTGCAGTTGCGGATCGTTGCACTCTGCGTCGAGGTGATGTGCTTATGACGGAGGGCGGCGACCTAGATAAGCTCGGGAGGGGGGCTGTTTGGGGTGGAGAAATCCCTGACTGCCTCCATCAGAACCATGTCTTCGTTTTGCGGCCAGATAGCGCAGTTCTGGACGCCCGCTATCTTTCCCTGTTGACGCAAACCCTTCATGGTCGCTGCTATTTCGAAAGTACAGGAAGTAAGACGACGAATCTCGCTTCTACGAACAGTAGAAAGATCTTGAGCTTCCCGGTTCCTCTCCCGGCGATTGAAAGGCAGAAGGAGCTCGTTGCGCAGGTCGAAGAGGGAGCGCGTGTAATTGCTGAGGCGCGCGCTCTGCTCCGCCGACAACGAGCCCTCCTCGCCGAACGCCGCCAAGCCCTCATCACCGCCGCAGTAACCGGCCAGTTCGACGTCTCCACCGCCAGTGGCCGGAACGTGACCGACGTAACGGACGGAGTCACCCGCGTATGA
- a CDS encoding type I restriction-modification system subunit M → MDSSKHTELANHAWSVADLLRGDYKQSDYGKVILPFTVLRRLECVLEPTRDVVAAEAAKYKELEGFNADSFLRKASGHSFYNTSTLTLKKIAADQHTAADNLRIYMAAFSQNAREVLETYEFGQHVKKLADAGLLYQVIGKFTDLDLHPERVSNHNMGYVFEELIRRFAEQSNETAGEHFTPREVIKLMVNLLIAPDGDALTLPGTVRTVMDPACGTGGMLSAADDFIKKFNEDADVELYGQELNPESWAICRSDLMIKGQDPENVAPGNSFNNDGHGRRRFDYLLANPPFGVEWKKVKEDVEYEHKTLGEAGRFAAGLPRINDGSLLFLQHMISKMKPVDAQGKGGSRIAIVFNGSPLFTGAAGSGESEIRRWILENDWLEAIVALPDQLFYNTGISTYFWILTNRKSPDHKGKVVLLDARDQWVKMRKSLGDKRKELGDGANGRPDHIGDITRLYGEAVNAARDENHPMHAKVKVFDNEAFGYQRITVERPLKLRFEVTEETLTALAAAKPVQKLADADAFVGAVRTLLGSSWATKSEAFVAMKDAVVAAGLLWPSGAPFAKAMREAVGVRDPEGEVQRVKGEPEPDADLRDFENVPLGEDVEEYLKREVLPHVPDAWIDHAKTKTGYEIPFTRHFYVYEPPRPLAEIDAELKALEAEIQGLLGEVTE, encoded by the coding sequence TTGGACAGCAGCAAGCACACGGAGCTGGCGAACCATGCCTGGTCCGTCGCCGACCTCCTGCGCGGCGACTACAAGCAGTCCGACTACGGCAAGGTGATCCTGCCGTTCACGGTCCTGCGCCGCCTGGAATGCGTCCTTGAGCCGACGCGGGACGTGGTCGCCGCCGAGGCGGCCAAGTACAAGGAACTGGAGGGCTTCAACGCCGACAGCTTCCTCCGCAAGGCCTCCGGTCACTCCTTCTACAACACGTCCACGCTGACGCTGAAGAAGATCGCCGCCGACCAGCACACGGCCGCCGACAACCTCCGCATCTACATGGCGGCCTTCTCGCAGAACGCCCGCGAAGTGCTGGAGACCTACGAGTTCGGCCAGCACGTCAAGAAGCTGGCGGACGCCGGGCTGCTCTACCAGGTGATCGGGAAGTTCACCGACCTCGACCTCCACCCGGAGCGCGTCTCCAACCACAACATGGGCTACGTCTTCGAGGAGTTGATCCGGCGCTTCGCGGAGCAGTCCAACGAGACCGCCGGTGAGCACTTCACCCCGCGCGAGGTCATCAAGCTCATGGTGAACCTCCTCATCGCCCCCGACGGCGACGCCCTCACCCTCCCCGGTACGGTCCGCACCGTCATGGACCCGGCCTGCGGCACCGGCGGCATGCTCTCAGCGGCGGACGACTTCATCAAGAAGTTCAACGAGGACGCCGACGTCGAGCTGTACGGGCAGGAGCTCAACCCCGAGTCCTGGGCCATCTGCCGGTCCGACCTCATGATCAAGGGCCAGGACCCGGAGAACGTCGCTCCCGGCAACTCGTTCAACAACGACGGCCACGGCCGCAGGCGCTTCGACTACCTTCTCGCCAACCCGCCTTTCGGCGTGGAGTGGAAGAAGGTCAAGGAGGACGTGGAGTACGAGCACAAGACGCTCGGCGAGGCCGGCCGCTTCGCCGCGGGGCTGCCGCGGATCAACGACGGCTCGCTTCTCTTCCTCCAGCACATGATCTCGAAGATGAAGCCGGTGGACGCCCAGGGCAAGGGCGGTTCCCGTATCGCCATCGTCTTCAACGGCTCCCCGCTCTTCACCGGCGCCGCGGGCTCCGGAGAGTCCGAGATCCGCCGGTGGATCCTGGAGAACGACTGGCTGGAGGCGATCGTCGCCCTCCCCGACCAGCTCTTCTACAACACCGGCATCTCCACGTACTTCTGGATTCTCACCAACCGCAAGTCCCCCGACCACAAGGGCAAGGTCGTCCTCCTGGACGCTCGGGACCAGTGGGTCAAGATGCGCAAGTCGCTCGGGGACAAGCGAAAGGAACTGGGCGACGGCGCCAACGGCCGGCCCGACCACATCGGCGACATCACCCGCCTCTACGGCGAGGCAGTCAACGCCGCCCGCGATGAGAATCACCCCATGCACGCCAAGGTCAAGGTCTTCGACAACGAGGCCTTCGGCTACCAGCGCATCACGGTCGAGCGCCCGCTCAAGCTCCGCTTCGAGGTGACCGAGGAGACGCTGACCGCGCTGGCGGCGGCGAAGCCGGTGCAGAAGCTGGCCGACGCGGACGCCTTCGTGGGGGCCGTACGAACGCTGCTGGGCTCCAGTTGGGCAACCAAGTCCGAGGCCTTCGTGGCCATGAAGGACGCGGTGGTGGCGGCTGGGCTGCTGTGGCCGAGCGGGGCGCCGTTCGCGAAGGCGATGCGTGAGGCGGTCGGAGTGCGCGACCCGGAGGGTGAGGTGCAGAGGGTGAAGGGAGAGCCCGAGCCGGACGCGGACCTGCGCGACTTCGAGAACGTGCCGCTGGGGGAGGACGTCGAGGAGTACCTGAAGCGCGAGGTGCTGCCGCACGTTCCGGACGCGTGGATCGACCACGCGAAGACGAAGACCGGGTACGAGATTCCGTTCACCCGGCACTTCTACGTGTACGAGCCGCCGAGGCCGCTGGCGGAGATCGATGCGGAGTTGAAGGCGCTGGAGGCGGAGATTCAGGGGCTGTTGGGGGAGGTTACCGAATGA
- a CDS encoding N-6 DNA methylase yields MPQQQPSRTAPSPVRVTAAEISRIAGVTRATVSNWRRRHEDFPSPDGGTESSPLYDLHAVRAWLRNRGLTAAASPEEELRTALRLKPTESAPLFDLVVELVERGPGGGALSSATYDGAVLAALVRCVHEAGSDAALGVLAERELEESTVGGTYPTPDELADLMARLLPEAARTVLDPACGGGTLLAAARRHGAIALHGQDLVPVQAGRASARLRLAGADGRPLPPDLVRVETGDSLRADAYPALAVDAVLCNPPYGDRDWGHDELAYDPRWAYGVPPRAESELAWVQHALAHLRPDGYAVILLPPAPASRASGRRVRAELVRTGALRAVVSLPAGAAHPFHVGLHLWVLQRPRPSGPERPSVLFVNAEPEQRDGAAARRGPAIRADWSELTERVLNVWTAFTDDPVGYPGEPAVARVVPVVDLLGDTVDLTPARHVRTTSADLAPEVLVARLDGLRDRLTGEAAALLAASEQVTREWPLTAPDQGWRTATVADLVRGGALTLLKGPAARDTGGAALGTESDTTPDRPVLTVDDIAAGEPPSGTGPHPHAGPMHVIAPGDIVLRASASRGGPRARVAGEPEAGALLGPHLNLLRPDPARLDSWFLAGFAAAEDNIATASTGSTIVNVNSGRLRLPLLPLEQQRRYGEAFRRLHVLRTAARLASATSEEAASALAAGLASGAVAPPSGVTARTRTLD; encoded by the coding sequence ATGCCCCAGCAGCAGCCCTCGCGCACCGCGCCGTCTCCGGTGCGGGTGACGGCCGCGGAGATCTCCCGCATCGCGGGGGTCACCCGTGCCACCGTCAGCAACTGGCGCCGCCGACATGAGGACTTCCCGTCGCCCGACGGAGGTACGGAGAGCAGCCCGCTCTACGACCTCCACGCAGTCCGGGCCTGGCTACGGAACCGCGGGCTGACGGCTGCCGCTTCACCGGAGGAGGAGCTGCGCACCGCTCTGCGGCTCAAGCCCACCGAGTCCGCCCCGCTGTTCGACCTCGTGGTGGAGCTGGTGGAGAGGGGCCCGGGCGGCGGAGCGCTCTCGTCCGCCACGTACGACGGCGCAGTGCTCGCAGCCTTGGTCCGTTGTGTCCACGAGGCGGGGTCGGACGCCGCCCTCGGCGTCCTCGCTGAACGCGAACTGGAGGAGAGCACGGTCGGTGGCACCTACCCCACCCCCGACGAGCTGGCCGACCTCATGGCCCGTCTCCTCCCGGAGGCGGCGCGGACCGTCCTCGACCCCGCCTGCGGTGGCGGCACCCTGCTCGCCGCGGCCCGCCGGCACGGCGCGATCGCGCTGCACGGGCAGGATCTCGTCCCCGTACAGGCCGGGCGAGCTTCTGCCCGGCTACGTCTCGCCGGAGCTGACGGGAGGCCCTTGCCCCCCGATCTCGTGCGCGTGGAAACGGGCGACAGCCTCCGCGCCGACGCCTACCCGGCCCTCGCTGTCGACGCGGTGCTCTGCAACCCGCCCTACGGCGACCGGGACTGGGGCCACGACGAACTGGCCTATGACCCCCGTTGGGCCTACGGGGTCCCGCCCCGCGCCGAGTCCGAACTCGCCTGGGTGCAGCACGCCCTGGCCCACCTCCGGCCTGACGGGTACGCCGTCATCCTGCTGCCACCCGCCCCCGCCTCACGGGCCTCCGGCCGCCGCGTCCGTGCCGAACTGGTCCGCACCGGAGCCCTCCGCGCCGTCGTCTCCCTTCCGGCGGGAGCGGCCCACCCGTTCCACGTCGGACTTCATCTCTGGGTACTTCAGCGCCCGCGCCCGAGCGGACCGGAGCGCCCCTCGGTGCTGTTCGTCAACGCGGAGCCGGAGCAGCGGGACGGCGCGGCGGCGCGGCGGGGCCCAGCGATCCGTGCTGACTGGTCCGAGCTGACCGAACGCGTCCTGAACGTCTGGACCGCCTTCACCGACGACCCCGTCGGCTACCCCGGTGAGCCTGCTGTCGCCCGCGTCGTGCCGGTCGTGGACCTCCTGGGCGACACCGTCGACCTCACCCCTGCTCGCCATGTCCGCACGACCTCAGCCGATCTGGCGCCGGAGGTGCTCGTGGCCCGGCTCGACGGTCTCCGCGACCGCCTGACCGGAGAAGCCGCCGCTCTGCTGGCGGCCTCGGAGCAGGTGACGCGGGAGTGGCCGCTGACCGCGCCGGACCAAGGCTGGCGTACGGCGACCGTTGCCGACCTCGTACGAGGAGGTGCGCTGACCCTGCTGAAGGGCCCGGCCGCGCGTGACACGGGGGGCGCCGCCCTCGGGACGGAATCGGACACCACACCCGATCGCCCGGTCCTGACCGTCGATGACATCGCCGCAGGCGAGCCGCCCTCGGGGACGGGCCCTCATCCGCACGCCGGCCCGATGCACGTGATCGCCCCCGGCGACATCGTCCTGCGGGCTTCCGCCTCCCGAGGCGGACCCCGGGCCAGGGTGGCGGGTGAGCCGGAGGCAGGGGCTCTGCTCGGCCCGCACCTGAACCTCCTGCGGCCCGATCCGGCCCGCCTCGACAGCTGGTTCCTCGCCGGGTTCGCCGCTGCGGAGGACAACATCGCCACCGCCTCCACCGGCTCCACCATCGTCAACGTCAACTCGGGCCGCCTCCGTCTCCCCTTGCTCCCGCTGGAGCAGCAGCGCCGGTACGGCGAGGCGTTCCGCCGCCTCCACGTGCTGCGGACTGCCGCTCGCCTCGCCTCCGCCACCTCGGAGGAAGCTGCGAGCGCCCTGGCGGCCGGGCTAGCCTCCGGTGCGGTGGCGCCGCCGTCCGGCGTCACCGCCCGAACTCGGACGCTCGACTGA
- a CDS encoding DNA sulfur modification protein DndB translates to MRLTMPTTVIEGTPITVMPFRENAVIGTVSLPALLQIVPSPRREEDPKALSSASGQVRQHAEIRSQVQRTLKATGKGRNATSYAEYIAAGLNGEWGDAWSLPPITFWHAGEVAAISEELIAGTGLRTITVAPGATVVAVDGETQLTAWHDLFDNPERFGLAYGQLVAVRIPFEMYLGLSAADARQVFHDRNVLGVDVSKNLSMSMDQRDLATRLAHRVADAVKVEIDGRVIPFSKLVNASKRQVGRTDPEVVTLSALRALVVTTIFGRGGLNLSSETIGEAELPRGADASLVERTVVAGLAGLISEFADTFLARQAITAPAVIAGIGVAAHRTMPWADSLNGGLHPDDLRGLLSSVCWERQAAYWEGIAAKTGTSGRLNFSGGVKDSGGRVADAILYPSTEAGRKVRGLAA, encoded by the coding sequence ATGCGCCTGACCATGCCGACCACGGTGATCGAGGGGACTCCCATCACCGTCATGCCGTTCCGGGAGAACGCGGTGATCGGGACGGTCTCCCTCCCCGCCCTTCTCCAGATCGTCCCGTCCCCGCGCCGAGAGGAGGACCCCAAGGCGCTGAGCTCCGCGTCCGGCCAGGTCCGCCAGCACGCGGAGATCCGGTCCCAGGTCCAGCGCACCCTGAAGGCGACCGGGAAGGGCAGGAACGCGACCTCGTACGCCGAGTACATCGCGGCCGGGCTCAACGGCGAGTGGGGCGACGCCTGGTCGCTTCCTCCGATCACGTTCTGGCACGCCGGGGAGGTCGCGGCGATCAGCGAGGAGTTGATCGCCGGGACGGGGCTGCGCACCATCACGGTGGCACCTGGCGCCACCGTCGTCGCGGTCGACGGCGAGACGCAGCTCACCGCATGGCACGACCTCTTCGACAACCCCGAGCGCTTCGGGCTGGCGTACGGACAGCTCGTGGCGGTGCGCATCCCGTTCGAGATGTACCTGGGCCTGTCCGCCGCCGACGCGCGTCAGGTCTTCCACGACCGGAACGTCCTGGGCGTCGACGTCTCGAAGAACCTGTCCATGTCGATGGACCAGCGGGACCTGGCGACGCGTCTGGCCCACCGGGTGGCTGACGCCGTCAAGGTGGAGATCGACGGTCGGGTCATTCCGTTCAGCAAGCTCGTCAACGCCAGCAAGCGCCAGGTCGGTCGCACCGACCCGGAAGTGGTCACGCTCTCCGCGCTGCGGGCACTGGTCGTCACGACGATCTTCGGGCGTGGCGGACTGAACCTCTCGTCGGAGACGATCGGCGAGGCGGAGCTGCCGCGCGGGGCCGACGCCTCCCTGGTCGAACGCACCGTCGTCGCCGGCCTGGCAGGGCTCATCTCCGAATTCGCGGACACCTTCCTCGCACGCCAGGCGATCACCGCCCCCGCCGTCATCGCCGGCATCGGCGTGGCCGCACATCGGACCATGCCGTGGGCGGACTCGCTCAACGGCGGGCTCCACCCGGACGATCTGCGAGGACTGCTCTCCAGCGTGTGCTGGGAGCGGCAGGCCGCGTATTGGGAAGGCATCGCGGCCAAGACGGGCACGTCCGGCCGCCTCAACTTCAGCGGTGGCGTGAAGGACTCCGGCGGACGCGTGGCTGACGCCATCCTGTACCCGTCGACCGAGGCCGGCCGGAAGGTGCGGGGGCTGGCGGCCTGA